A region of Mesorhizobium sp. AR02 DNA encodes the following proteins:
- the dhaL gene encoding dihydroxyacetone kinase subunit DhaL, with amino-acid sequence MTIDAADLKRMFDAIAVAIEADRDRLCQLDGVIGDADHGIAMALGFNAVRDALAPLDLATTEPTALLNTAAKSFLNAVGASSGPLYATAFMRGAAAVKGKVTLADADFIALFQAMAQGIKDRGKAEPGEKTMVDAWQPAAEAAAAANVAGKTLAQSLEAALAAAESGAEATKDMIAAKGRSSRLGERSLGHMDPGAASAVTVIRAIRKSLMSAL; translated from the coding sequence GTGACCATCGACGCCGCTGACCTGAAAAGAATGTTCGACGCCATCGCGGTGGCGATCGAGGCCGACAGGGACAGGCTCTGCCAGCTCGACGGCGTCATTGGCGACGCCGACCATGGCATTGCCATGGCGCTCGGCTTCAATGCCGTGCGCGATGCGCTGGCACCGCTCGACCTTGCAACGACCGAGCCGACGGCGCTGCTCAACACTGCGGCGAAATCGTTCCTCAATGCCGTCGGCGCCTCGTCAGGCCCGCTCTATGCGACGGCCTTCATGCGCGGCGCCGCCGCCGTCAAGGGCAAGGTGACGCTGGCGGACGCGGATTTCATCGCCCTGTTCCAGGCCATGGCACAAGGCATCAAGGACCGCGGCAAGGCGGAACCTGGCGAAAAGACGATGGTCGATGCGTGGCAGCCGGCGGCCGAAGCGGCCGCTGCAGCCAATGTCGCCGGCAAGACCTTGGCTCAGAGCCTCGAGGCGGCCCTTGCCGCCGCCGAGTCTGGTGCTGAAGCGACCAAGGACATGATCGCCGCCAAGGGCCGCTCCTCGCGGCTCGGCGAGCGATCGCTCGGCCATATGGACCCGGGCGCGGCGTCGGCCGTCACCGTCATCCGCGCGATACGCAAGAGTCTGATGTCGGCTCTATAG
- a CDS encoding autotransporter outer membrane beta-barrel domain-containing protein, which translates to MSSKMTEHASKAALKGTACLPKIITSCIFVSSALAMTSVPALAVEPWIMVEKTTFTGDAISSKQQGVTTDGTNWYFSGTNILERTDRNYNPSLTVSPAIPNVLKLPSQYSDIGLNHIGDIDYADGLLYISLDSSQRDPVTGGKYENPVFAVYRASDLSFTGQAFSLNPPHGIHDIASWVAVDAKNGLGYGMTYENATEIAVYNLSDWSFKEYIPLTQTIDQAQGGKLLDGWMYFSTDNDQKIIYRANLKTGEVENLGNLKIDREQEVEGLSFNQTKDGWSMYILNREALESDPTVEAVGFYRYLRPYGNALSGEIHADISGALVEDSGFARDAANSRIRSAFDAVSAPVLTTASIDTEGMHAAPANADGIVIWSEALAMTGDANASGDAAAFGRNTAGFIGGADAPAGSWRLGVLGGYSHSRFDVTDRASSGSSDNYNLGVYAGTQLGQFGFRTGAIYGWHDIETRRSVVFPAFSEQLSADYNAATTQAFSELAYRFDIGRDAFEPFANLAYVHLNTDGFAETGGTTSALTAQKTTTENTFSTFGVRASTQFDTGPTRAALHGMLGWQHAYGDVGPTSDLAFNTGASFTISGVPIARDALAVEAGFNVLLSSNATLGASYSGQIAKDAQGHAFKVSFDLKL; encoded by the coding sequence ATGTCTTCCAAGATGACCGAACACGCCAGCAAAGCCGCCCTCAAGGGAACGGCTTGCCTTCCGAAAATCATAACCTCCTGCATCTTCGTGTCCAGCGCGCTCGCCATGACATCGGTGCCGGCGCTTGCCGTCGAGCCCTGGATCATGGTCGAGAAGACGACCTTCACCGGCGATGCGATATCCTCAAAGCAGCAGGGCGTGACCACGGACGGCACGAACTGGTACTTTTCCGGCACCAATATTCTCGAGCGCACGGACAGGAATTATAACCCGTCCCTGACTGTCTCCCCCGCCATTCCCAATGTTCTCAAGCTTCCGTCGCAATATTCCGACATCGGGCTGAACCACATCGGCGACATCGACTATGCCGACGGGCTTCTCTACATCTCGCTGGATTCGAGCCAGCGCGACCCGGTCACCGGCGGCAAGTACGAAAATCCGGTTTTCGCTGTGTATCGCGCGAGTGACCTGAGCTTCACCGGCCAGGCCTTTTCGCTCAATCCGCCTCACGGCATCCATGACATTGCCAGCTGGGTGGCGGTCGATGCCAAGAACGGGCTGGGCTACGGCATGACCTATGAGAATGCGACGGAGATCGCGGTCTACAATCTGTCGGACTGGAGCTTCAAGGAATACATCCCGCTGACGCAGACCATCGACCAGGCACAGGGCGGCAAGCTCCTCGACGGCTGGATGTATTTTTCGACCGACAATGACCAGAAGATCATTTACCGGGCGAACCTCAAGACCGGCGAAGTCGAAAATCTCGGCAACCTGAAGATCGACCGCGAGCAGGAAGTCGAAGGGCTTTCCTTCAACCAGACGAAGGATGGCTGGTCGATGTACATCCTCAATCGGGAAGCGCTGGAGAGCGACCCCACCGTGGAGGCCGTCGGCTTCTACCGTTATCTGCGTCCCTACGGAAACGCGCTCTCCGGTGAGATTCACGCCGATATCAGTGGCGCGCTTGTGGAGGACAGCGGCTTCGCGCGGGATGCCGCGAACAGCCGAATTCGTTCCGCCTTCGACGCGGTCTCCGCGCCGGTGCTGACAACCGCCAGCATCGACACCGAAGGCATGCACGCCGCGCCCGCCAACGCCGATGGCATCGTGATCTGGAGCGAGGCACTTGCGATGACGGGCGACGCGAATGCTTCCGGCGATGCCGCCGCCTTCGGCCGCAACACCGCCGGATTCATTGGTGGCGCCGACGCACCTGCCGGAAGCTGGCGGCTCGGCGTGCTCGGCGGTTACAGCCATTCGCGCTTCGATGTCACCGACCGCGCTTCATCCGGCTCGAGTGATAACTACAATCTCGGTGTCTATGCCGGCACGCAGTTGGGCCAGTTCGGTTTCCGCACCGGCGCGATCTATGGCTGGCATGACATCGAGACCAGGCGCAGCGTGGTCTTCCCTGCTTTCAGCGAACAGCTCTCCGCCGACTACAACGCCGCGACGACGCAGGCTTTCAGCGAACTCGCCTACCGGTTCGACATCGGCCGCGATGCCTTCGAACCCTTCGCCAACCTCGCCTATGTCCATCTGAACACCGATGGCTTCGCCGAGACCGGCGGCACGACTTCGGCGTTGACAGCACAGAAGACGACGACCGAAAACACCTTCTCGACATTTGGCGTTCGTGCTTCGACCCAATTCGACACGGGGCCCACCAGGGCCGCCCTGCACGGCATGCTGGGCTGGCAGCACGCCTATGGCGACGTCGGTCCAACCTCCGATCTGGCCTTCAATACCGGAGCATCCTTTACAATCTCGGGCGTGCCGATCGCCAGAGATGCGCTGGCGGTCGAAGCCGGGTTCAACGTTCTCCTGTCATCCAATGCCACGCTCGGCGCATCCTATTCCGGCCAGATCGCCAAGGACGCGCAAGGACATGCCTTCAAGGTCAGCTTCGATTTGAAGCTATAG
- a CDS encoding FadR/GntR family transcriptional regulator — MARFEVLWLFGCYLRCGSSIALAGSSTMCSLGRARDNRMNNGNSMKNSTALPRASRMTSRMAGSSHSGLHGRLLNEIGLSIVRGELIPGDQLPNGDDWSASYGASRTGLREVVKVLAGKGMVEMRPRTGTRVRPRKDWNFLDPDVLLWRFGSRTTAEEARSLFELRRAIEPTAGALAAERASPEQIAELRTILEEMEQAGDDGERFAVPDLAFHQAILHMSGNELIGSLAALIETALVISFRLSDDNPAGQHHSLSLHRQIVENIERRDPAATSKVLIDLLDGAEEDVRRSLAARLGRQK, encoded by the coding sequence ATGGCAAGATTCGAGGTTTTGTGGCTCTTCGGGTGCTATCTGCGCTGTGGTTCGTCGATCGCTCTGGCGGGGAGTTCAACGATGTGCTCACTAGGGCGGGCACGTGACAATCGTATGAATAATGGGAATAGTATGAAGAATTCAACCGCCCTTCCCCGGGCATCCCGGATGACGTCCCGCATGGCCGGCTCGTCCCATTCCGGCCTTCACGGCAGGCTGCTCAACGAAATCGGACTCAGCATCGTGCGCGGCGAATTGATTCCCGGTGACCAGTTGCCGAATGGCGACGACTGGAGCGCCTCCTATGGCGCGAGCCGCACCGGCCTGCGAGAAGTCGTCAAGGTGCTGGCGGGCAAGGGCATGGTGGAAATGCGCCCCCGGACCGGGACAAGAGTGCGCCCGCGCAAGGATTGGAATTTCCTCGACCCGGACGTGCTGTTGTGGCGTTTCGGCTCGAGAACGACGGCCGAGGAGGCGCGTTCCCTGTTCGAGCTGCGCCGCGCGATCGAGCCGACGGCCGGGGCCCTGGCGGCGGAGCGCGCCAGCCCGGAGCAGATCGCCGAATTGCGGACAATCCTCGAGGAGATGGAACAGGCCGGCGATGACGGCGAACGCTTCGCCGTACCCGACCTGGCTTTCCACCAGGCGATCCTGCATATGTCGGGCAATGAGCTGATCGGTTCGCTCGCCGCTTTGATCGAGACCGCGCTGGTGATCAGCTTCCGGCTTTCAGACGACAATCCGGCCGGACAGCACCACTCGCTCAGCCTGCATCGGCAGATTGTCGAGAACATCGAAAGGCGCGACCCGGCGGCCACCAGCAAGGTGCTGATCGACCTGCTGGATGGGGCGGAAGAAGACGTGAGGCGTTCCCTCGCGGCCAGGCTTGGCAGACAGAAATAG
- a CDS encoding RpiB/LacA/LacB family sugar-phosphate isomerase, with protein MKIAIGADSAGKPLLDVIAAHLATKSGLTVSDLSQAGYYADLSQKLAQTIIDGENERGILFCGTGIGVSISANKVPGIRAALTHDTYSAERAAKSNNAQIITMGARVIGPELAKAIVDTWLASEFDEKGPSAGNVQAIDRLDAAKSA; from the coding sequence ATGAAAATAGCCATTGGAGCCGACAGCGCCGGCAAGCCGCTGCTCGATGTGATCGCCGCACACCTTGCCACCAAATCCGGCCTGACGGTCAGCGATCTCAGCCAGGCCGGTTACTATGCCGACCTGTCGCAAAAACTCGCCCAGACCATCATCGACGGCGAGAACGAGCGCGGCATCCTGTTCTGCGGCACTGGTATCGGTGTCTCGATCTCGGCCAACAAGGTGCCGGGCATCCGCGCGGCACTCACCCACGACACCTATTCGGCCGAGCGGGCGGCGAAATCCAACAACGCGCAGATCATCACCATGGGCGCCCGCGTCATCGGCCCGGAACTGGCCAAGGCGATCGTCGATACATGGCTCGCTTCGGAGTTCGACGAGAAGGGACCCTCGGCCGGCAATGTCCAGGCGATCGACAGGCTTGATGCGGCGAAATCTGCATGA
- a CDS encoding triose-phosphate isomerase, translating to MNKTLAEALDFADRLAGFIPGFDDRIQPFVIPPFTAVREVKQALSSTRIKVGAQNMHWADAGAWTGEISPLMLRDCGLDLVELGHSERREYFGETDRTVGLKTAAAVKHGLIPLICVGETLAERESGKADAVLSAQVEGALQFLEGEAKGAEILFAYEPVWAIGDKGIPASSDYADKQQALIKTVAGGLLPSVPPVLYGGSVNPGNAAELIGRPNIDGLFIGRSAWQADGYIDILGRASAAI from the coding sequence ATGAACAAGACGCTCGCCGAGGCGCTGGATTTTGCCGATCGCCTGGCCGGATTCATTCCCGGTTTCGATGACCGCATCCAGCCCTTCGTCATCCCGCCTTTCACGGCGGTGCGCGAGGTCAAACAGGCGCTGTCGTCGACGCGCATCAAGGTCGGCGCCCAGAACATGCATTGGGCCGATGCCGGCGCCTGGACCGGTGAGATTTCGCCGCTGATGCTGAGAGACTGCGGGCTCGATCTGGTCGAACTCGGCCACAGCGAACGGCGCGAGTACTTTGGTGAGACCGACCGCACCGTCGGCCTGAAGACGGCGGCCGCGGTGAAGCACGGCTTGATCCCGTTGATCTGCGTCGGCGAGACGCTGGCCGAGCGCGAAAGCGGTAAGGCCGATGCCGTGTTGAGCGCCCAGGTCGAGGGGGCGCTGCAATTCCTCGAAGGCGAGGCGAAGGGCGCAGAAATCCTCTTCGCCTACGAGCCGGTCTGGGCGATCGGCGACAAGGGCATTCCGGCCAGTTCCGACTATGCCGACAAGCAGCAGGCACTGATCAAGACGGTGGCCGGCGGCCTGCTGCCGTCCGTGCCGCCGGTGCTCTATGGCGGCAGCGTCAATCCCGGCAATGCCGCCGAGCTGATCGGCCGGCCCAATATAGACGGCCTGTTCATCGGCCGTTCCGCCTGGCAGGCGGATGGCTACATCGACATCCTCGGCCGCGCTTCGGCGGCGATCTGA
- a CDS encoding DeoR/GlpR family DNA-binding transcription regulator: MKSDIRRQGIMEFLMDAGQAGVDDLALRFGVSKMTVHRDLDELEESGFLRKVRGGASIQPSSLFESDFRYRQKQATEEKQRLAAAAVAMIEPGQTVIIDDGSTAGGIARHLADLRPLTVISNNLAVIQDLAGAGGINLIALGGQYSKKFHGFFGLLAEASLKSLRADVAFLSSSAIHGASAFHQDQEVVLAKRLMMAAATRKYLLVDHGKFGRTALHFLTDLKAFDTVFTGRELEPGLYEALDAAGVSVALVGN; encoded by the coding sequence ATGAAGAGCGATATCAGGCGGCAAGGCATTATGGAGTTTCTGATGGACGCCGGTCAGGCCGGCGTCGACGACCTCGCTCTGCGCTTTGGCGTCTCGAAGATGACGGTTCACCGCGACCTCGACGAGCTCGAGGAAAGCGGTTTTTTGCGCAAGGTGCGCGGCGGCGCCTCGATCCAGCCGAGCAGTCTGTTCGAAAGCGATTTCCGCTACCGGCAGAAGCAGGCGACCGAGGAAAAGCAGCGCCTGGCGGCAGCCGCCGTGGCCATGATCGAACCCGGCCAGACGGTGATCATCGACGATGGCTCGACGGCAGGCGGCATTGCGCGCCATCTCGCCGATCTGCGGCCGCTGACGGTGATCTCCAACAATCTGGCCGTCATCCAGGACCTGGCCGGCGCCGGCGGGATCAACCTGATCGCGCTCGGCGGCCAATACAGCAAGAAGTTCCACGGCTTCTTCGGCCTGCTGGCCGAGGCTTCGCTCAAATCGCTGCGCGCCGACGTCGCCTTCCTGTCCTCATCGGCCATCCATGGCGCCTCCGCCTTCCACCAGGACCAGGAGGTGGTGCTGGCCAAGCGGCTGATGATGGCGGCGGCAACCCGCAAATATTTGCTGGTCGATCACGGCAAGTTCGGCCGCACGGCGCTGCATTTTCTCACCGACCTCAAGGCGTTCGACACGGTCTTCACCGGCCGTGAGCTCGAGCCGGGTTTGTACGAGGCGCTGGATGCCGCCGGTGTCTCGGTGGCCCTAGTCGGCAACTAA
- the fba gene encoding class II fructose-bisphosphate aldolase (catalyzes the reversible aldol condensation of dihydroxyacetonephosphate and glyceraldehyde 3-phosphate in the Calvin cycle, glycolysis, and/or gluconeogenesis): protein MARITLRQLLDHAAEYGYGVPAFNMNNMEQGLAIMEAAEETKSPVILQASRGARAYANDVVLAKLIDALVEIHPDIPVCMHLDHGNNEATCVTAIQYGFTSVMMDGSLKEDGKSPADYAYNSGITKRVVDMAHWGGVSVEGEIGVLGSLESGGGEQEDGHGVEGAISHDQLLTDPEQAVEFVKDTHVDALAVAMGTSHGAYKFSRKPDGAVLAMNVIEEIHRRLPNMHLVMHGSSSVPEDLQEIINKYGGQMKPTWGVPVEEIQRGIKHGVRKINIDTDNRMALTGAIRKVLTENPSEFDPRKYLTPAMAAMRKLCKERFEQFGTAGNAPKIKPLPVWEMAKRYKSGSLDPKFG from the coding sequence TTGGCTCGCATCACACTGAGACAATTGCTCGATCACGCCGCCGAATACGGCTATGGCGTGCCGGCCTTCAACATGAACAACATGGAACAGGGCCTCGCCATCATGGAGGCGGCGGAAGAGACCAAATCGCCTGTCATCCTGCAGGCAAGCCGCGGTGCGCGCGCCTATGCCAATGATGTGGTGCTGGCCAAGCTGATCGACGCGCTGGTCGAAATCCACCCCGACATCCCGGTCTGCATGCATCTCGACCACGGCAACAACGAAGCCACCTGCGTCACCGCGATCCAGTACGGCTTCACCTCGGTGATGATGGACGGCTCGCTCAAGGAAGACGGCAAGTCGCCGGCCGACTACGCCTATAATTCGGGCATCACCAAGCGCGTCGTCGACATGGCGCATTGGGGCGGCGTGTCGGTCGAAGGCGAGATCGGCGTGCTGGGATCGCTGGAGAGCGGCGGCGGCGAGCAGGAAGACGGCCACGGTGTCGAGGGCGCGATCAGCCACGACCAGCTGCTGACCGATCCGGAACAGGCGGTGGAGTTCGTCAAGGACACGCATGTCGATGCGCTGGCGGTGGCCATGGGCACCAGCCATGGCGCCTACAAATTCTCGCGCAAGCCGGACGGCGCGGTGCTGGCGATGAACGTCATCGAGGAGATCCATCGCCGCCTGCCGAACATGCATCTGGTCATGCATGGTTCGTCCTCGGTGCCGGAGGACCTGCAGGAGATCATCAACAAATATGGCGGCCAGATGAAGCCGACCTGGGGCGTGCCGGTGGAAGAGATCCAGCGCGGCATCAAGCACGGCGTGCGCAAGATCAACATCGACACTGACAACCGCATGGCGCTGACCGGCGCCATCCGCAAGGTGCTGACCGAAAACCCGAGCGAGTTCGACCCGCGCAAGTACCTGACGCCGGCAATGGCGGCCATGCGCAAGCTCTGCAAGGAGCGCTTCGAGCAGTTCGGCACCGCCGGCAATGCACCGAAGATCAAGCCACTGCCGGTCTGGGAAATGGCCAAGCGCTACAAATCGGGCAGCCTCGATCCGAAATTCGGCTGA
- a CDS encoding sugar phosphate isomerase/epimerase family protein, with product MAFTLSLNTNPLVNRFADPDDLIDTIAYDIGIRDVQLTHEFVNPGWPAATIVKFVRLFRGALTRTGVRVTSGMTGPYGRLNHFGHPDADVRRYYVDWFKTFADISAELGASGMGTQFAIFTHRDFDDPARRARLFDIALDCWREVAEHAKAAGLTYLFWEQMSVGREFGHTIESCRMLQGAIDAAGMAIPLEMMVDIDHGDVTSSNPADIDPYAWAEAFPRKSPIIHVKQSSMNKGGHWPFTATYNRDGRITPEKLLETVRRGGGTDNEICLELSFREREPVDHQVVAMIRESVDYWAPFIETGRSDLLPKAK from the coding sequence TTGGCCTTCACGCTCTCCCTCAACACCAATCCGCTGGTCAATCGCTTCGCCGATCCGGACGACCTGATCGACACCATCGCCTATGACATCGGCATTCGGGACGTGCAGCTCACGCATGAATTCGTCAATCCGGGCTGGCCGGCGGCGACGATCGTCAAATTCGTCCGCCTGTTCCGCGGCGCGCTCACCCGCACCGGCGTGCGCGTCACCTCGGGCATGACCGGTCCTTACGGCCGGCTCAATCATTTCGGCCACCCCGACGCCGATGTGCGCCGCTACTATGTCGACTGGTTCAAGACCTTTGCCGACATTTCGGCCGAGCTTGGTGCCAGCGGCATGGGCACGCAGTTCGCCATCTTCACCCATCGCGACTTTGACGATCCAGCGCGCCGTGCGCGGCTGTTCGACATCGCGCTGGACTGCTGGCGCGAGGTCGCCGAGCACGCCAAGGCGGCGGGCCTGACCTACCTGTTCTGGGAGCAGATGTCCGTCGGCCGCGAATTCGGCCACACCATCGAGAGCTGCCGGATGCTGCAAGGTGCGATCGACGCCGCCGGCATGGCCATTCCGCTGGAGATGATGGTCGATATCGACCATGGCGACGTCACATCAAGCAATCCCGCCGACATCGATCCCTATGCCTGGGCCGAGGCCTTTCCCCGGAAATCGCCGATCATCCACGTCAAGCAGTCGTCGATGAACAAGGGCGGCCATTGGCCGTTCACCGCCACTTACAACCGGGACGGCCGCATCACGCCGGAAAAACTGCTGGAGACGGTGCGGCGCGGCGGCGGCACCGACAACGAGATCTGCCTCGAACTGTCGTTTCGCGAGCGTGAGCCGGTCGACCATCAGGTCGTCGCCATGATCCGCGAGTCCGTCGACTACTGGGCGCCGTTCATCGAGACAGGCAGGTCCGATCTTCTGCCAAAGGCCAAATGA
- a CDS encoding class II aldolase, whose protein sequence is MREPAGEGRLMGRLVDTGTSEFRMLRSLSARIGADPLLVQGAGGNTSIKQAGVLWIKASGTWLKNARDDEIMVPVALAPLLDAVAQRSPAAETAGQFTLADLNPRQLRPSIETTVHALLQQKIVVHVHCVETISIAVQANAEALLEERLRGLDWVFVSYRRPGLPLAQGIAERLKPATNVLVLGNHGLVVAADTVAEAALLLQRVTGLLARPPRSAPLPDLDALLRLAAGSDYRLPASAAAHAVATDLASCRIAASGSLYPDHVIFLGVGSVIAGPGENAAAVVARTAAAPTSILFPGKGVLMRRDANAGAEAMARCLADVAARVDGAARVNYLSPKENAELLNWDAEKYRQQLNREGVTLQ, encoded by the coding sequence GTGCGCGAACCGGCTGGCGAGGGCAGGCTGATGGGGCGCCTCGTCGACACTGGCACCAGTGAATTCCGCATGCTGCGCTCCTTGTCGGCCAGAATCGGCGCCGACCCGCTGCTGGTCCAGGGCGCCGGCGGCAACACCTCCATCAAGCAGGCCGGCGTGCTGTGGATCAAAGCCTCGGGCACCTGGCTGAAGAACGCGCGCGACGATGAGATCATGGTGCCGGTCGCGCTGGCGCCATTGCTCGATGCCGTGGCGCAGCGGAGCCCAGCGGCCGAGACGGCCGGACAGTTCACGCTGGCGGACCTCAACCCCCGCCAGCTGCGACCCTCCATCGAGACGACGGTGCACGCGCTGCTCCAGCAGAAGATCGTCGTCCACGTCCATTGTGTCGAGACGATCTCGATTGCCGTCCAGGCCAACGCCGAAGCCCTGCTGGAGGAGCGCCTGCGCGGCCTCGATTGGGTGTTCGTGTCCTATCGCCGGCCCGGCCTGCCGCTGGCGCAGGGGATCGCCGAGCGGCTGAAGCCTGCGACCAACGTGCTGGTGCTCGGCAATCACGGGCTGGTGGTCGCCGCCGATACGGTCGCCGAAGCAGCCTTGCTGCTGCAACGGGTGACCGGGCTGCTCGCGCGGCCGCCGCGATCGGCTCCGCTGCCCGATCTCGACGCGCTGCTGAGGCTCGCCGCCGGCAGCGACTACCGGTTGCCGGCCTCGGCGGCTGCGCATGCTGTCGCGACCGATCTCGCCAGTTGCCGCATCGCCGCTTCCGGCAGCCTCTATCCGGATCATGTCATCTTCCTCGGTGTCGGCTCGGTGATCGCCGGCCCCGGCGAGAACGCCGCGGCGGTCGTCGCCCGCACCGCCGCCGCGCCGACATCCATTCTCTTTCCAGGCAAGGGTGTGCTGATGCGCAGGGATGCCAATGCCGGCGCCGAAGCGATGGCACGCTGCCTGGCCGATGTCGCCGCGCGCGTCGATGGTGCGGCGCGCGTCAACTATCTCAGCCCGAAGGAGAATGCCGAACTGCTGAACTGGGACGCCGAAAAATACCGCCAGCAACTCAACCGCGAGGGGGTGACGCTGCAATGA
- a CDS encoding glycerol-3-phosphate dehydrogenase, which translates to MNGGPEIVDLFVIGGGVNGAGIARDAAGRGLSVILCEKDDLAEGTSSRSGKLVHGGLRYLEYYEFRLVREALIEREVLLESAPHIIWPMRFVLPHSPDDRPAWLVRLGLFLYDHLGGRKRLPATRTLNLRTAPEGAPIKDAFKRGFEYSDCWVDDARLVVINALDAAERGAQVFTRTVCNAARRENGVWVVEMQDGRTGIRTVVRARALINAAGPWVNDIVNRVAGQNSRRNVRLVKGSHIVVPKFWEGRQAYLIQNSDKRVIFINPYQNDLALIGTTDIPYEGRPEDVGADESEIDYLIKVVNRYFKRGLARGDVVYSFSGVRPLYDDNADNPSAVTRDYIFELDAPDAQAPLLSVFGGKITTFRKLAEHALDRIAPFFPRMGKPWTAKAYLPGGDIANADFEQFLGDLGREYPWMPASLLKHYGRLYGTRTRALVGAARSLDELGRCFGKDFFEREANYLFDREWAVTSADILERRTKHGLHLSAEERAAFEHWCANRLARAG; encoded by the coding sequence ATGAACGGCGGTCCGGAAATCGTCGACCTCTTCGTCATCGGCGGCGGCGTCAACGGCGCCGGCATCGCGCGCGATGCCGCCGGCCGCGGCCTTTCGGTCATCCTGTGCGAAAAGGACGATCTCGCCGAAGGCACCAGCTCACGCTCGGGCAAGCTCGTCCATGGCGGCCTGCGCTATCTCGAATATTACGAGTTCCGCCTGGTGCGCGAAGCGCTGATCGAGCGCGAGGTGCTGCTGGAATCGGCGCCGCACATCATCTGGCCGATGCGCTTCGTGCTGCCCCACAGCCCCGACGACCGGCCGGCCTGGCTGGTGCGGCTCGGCCTGTTCCTTTACGACCATCTCGGCGGCCGCAAGCGGCTGCCGGCCACCCGCACGCTCAACCTGCGCACCGCGCCCGAGGGCGCGCCGATCAAGGATGCGTTCAAGCGCGGTTTCGAATATTCCGACTGCTGGGTCGACGATGCCCGTCTCGTCGTCATCAATGCGCTCGACGCCGCCGAGCGCGGCGCGCAGGTTTTCACCCGCACCGTTTGCAATGCCGCCCGCCGCGAGAACGGCGTCTGGGTTGTCGAGATGCAGGATGGCAGGACGGGCATCAGGACGGTCGTTCGGGCCCGCGCACTAATCAATGCCGCCGGCCCCTGGGTCAACGACATCGTCAACCGCGTTGCCGGCCAGAACTCCAGGCGCAATGTCCGCCTGGTCAAGGGCAGCCACATCGTCGTGCCGAAATTCTGGGAGGGGCGGCAGGCCTATCTCATCCAGAACAGCGACAAGCGCGTGATCTTCATCAACCCCTATCAGAACGATCTCGCGCTGATCGGCACCACCGACATTCCCTATGAGGGCCGGCCCGAGGATGTGGGGGCGGATGAGAGCGAGATCGATTACCTGATCAAGGTGGTCAACCGCTATTTCAAGCGCGGCCTGGCGCGCGGCGATGTCGTCTATTCTTTCTCCGGCGTCAGGCCGCTCTATGACGACAATGCCGACAACCCCAGTGCCGTCACCCGCGACTATATTTTCGAGCTCGACGCGCCAGACGCGCAGGCGCCGCTGCTCTCCGTCTTCGGCGGCAAGATCACCACTTTCCGCAAACTGGCCGAGCATGCGCTGGACAGGATCGCTCCGTTCTTTCCCCGTATGGGCAAGCCCTGGACAGCGAAGGCGTATCTGCCCGGCGGCGACATTGCCAATGCCGATTTCGAACAGTTTCTCGGCGATCTCGGACGGGAGTATCCGTGGATGCCGGCATCGCTGCTCAAGCATTACGGCCGGCTCTACGGCACCAGGACACGGGCTTTGGTTGGCGCGGCGCGTTCGCTCGATGAACTCGGGCGCTGCTTCGGCAAGGATTTCTTCGAGCGCGAGGCCAATTATCTCTTCGACCGGGAATGGGCGGTGACCTCAGCCGATATTCTCGAACGGCGCACCAAGCATGGCCTGCATCTGTCCGCCGAGGAGAGGGCGGCTTTCGAGCATTGGTGCGCGAACCGGCTGGCGAGGGCAGGCTGA